The Centroberyx gerrardi isolate f3 chromosome 13, fCenGer3.hap1.cur.20231027, whole genome shotgun sequence genome contains the following window.
AGAATATGAAGGAACCAGCAGTGGTTAGTGAAGGCAGGCAGCGGCACTGACACACTACAGCGGAAGCTATTGTAGAAATCCCCTAAAGCTGCATCTTCCTCTGCATTGGCACTGCGGGATTTTCTAAATAATTCTTCTTAAGGGTGGAGCAacggtgcagcagcagcatcccaCTACAGCACCACAGCATAATTACTACTTCTATAATGGCTACATTTGTAAGGGGCAGAGACTAGCTAATAGCAGCACCTGCACACAGTATGATCTTCCCCTCTGAAACACAGCATTGCCCATCAGAGAATGTACTTTCATGATATAAAACAGGATGGAGAATTGTCTGAATAAAATACATGCTTCATAGTTTATGCTTTGCTTATGTTCAGTTGGTTAAAACACAACTATTTACATTGtgttggacagaaaaaaaaatcagtgcgAGATAATACATGCTCATTTTTAAACCCATTTATAATTACAGATTAAGTGTCATAACAAGCACAGCAAGGTTTTAATTTTCACACTCAAAATATATGTATTAGCATATCCATAAAGACTTGGcaaaggagttttttttttttcctcacagtCCTTCATTATAAAACGACAAAGACGACTGTCCATGCTGGATGTGTGTCACAAAtccataaacacagacacagccaCAGTGGAACAAGCCCAGCAAGTGGGGATGGCACCAAGTCAACtctgagaaaacagagaaaaccaaACTTGTCTAATATACAACAAtcatcgacacacacacatacagtataacacaCATACCGTGTATAACAAACAGATTCAGCCGAGATGCAGACAGGAGAGATTTTCAGAGGGGGGAGAGCAGAGCAAGAAACACCACAGTGTTCATACTGTCTGGCAGTCTGTGgtttgtttaaagctgcactaggcaaagtTCCTATGTGAAAATACACCCGTCATATCAGccgaagaggaagagaaacaaagagatgcCGTAGATTCGTtctgtttgtccaaattaattTCAGGAGTTAAGTATGGTCACTGGCCGAAAGTGCACAGAAAGTGACGAAATGAAACTTAGGGGCGGAATACAAACTGCCTCGTAAACAGAAAACGATGCCTGAAACTCTTCACCATCTCCAAACCaccagaagaagaaatttaggtccAAGGAGTGTggagtttactgatgtcacattacacgatttctgggtaatgaagtccttcaaactttcatcTCCTTCTGCCACTTGGAGTcaccaaagtgcaaagttgcctagtgcagctttaagggcGCCACTACACAGCCATCTCATCCCCTAAACAGTCCGCCGGGCTCTCTGCGTTCAGCACGTTTAAGAGGCGAGCGCCCCCCTCGGCCCCCCCGCCCTCACCCTGTCCCCAGCTGTCCCGGTCATCGCTCTCATCCGTGTTCGATTCGTACTCCGACCCGATCCCCGACTCCCTGAACCGGAGCAGCTCCAGGGCGCCCAGGACCTGCTCCCCCAGCAGCGAGCTCTCGTCCGGGCCACCGTCGCTGGGAGTCTCCCCCGGGTCCGGGCCCCGCTCCTGGCCGTCCGGCCCCCGGGACGAGAAGCGGAAGCACTCCAGCCGAACGCCGCTGCCGCCGAGCCCCAGGGGGCTGCTGTCGGCGCCCACGGTCCCGGGAGAGCAGGGTCCGGGGAGGCCGGAAACCCAGGCGCCGTCACTCATCTGGGGCTGGAGCTGAGCCGGCAGCGGGGCCGAGGACGAAGAGGGGGTTAGGGGGTCACGGGGCACGCTGGGGGGCTTGGCACGGAAGGTGATCTCCAGAAGACTGTCCTGGGAGCCCactgcaaatatatatatatatatatatacagagagagagagagagagagagagagagagagaagtataggaagaaacaaagaaacaaaggacAGAGAAGATTAGCAGTTAGATGAGAGCACATATAAATACAGGGATATAAGAGAGACGTGAGCAAAGAAGATGAGATTAGAGGGAGCAGGACGACATCTCTGCTGACCTGCTGTAATGTCAGGCTTTGATAATTCCTGCCCACATGGCAGCACATTGCCACCGGCTACATGCAgggaggggagacaggaggTCTACCGCGGGATAATTAATAGTATGCCAAAATCGGATAAGAAAGGGAGcgataaagagagggaggacagggatAAGACAAGAAAGTgataaagagagaaggagatgaagggaggaagggatgatTACAGGGAAAATATGTCAGAAATGAGTACAGGAGTAAGgatggaaatggagagagagtcaAGGCAGGTGGAAAAAACAACAGGCAGGATAAAAGTAGATTGGTGCTCACTAGAGGTTAATTGCCCAGCAGCTTTGAGCTCCAGCTCCTGGATCTGTTTGACCAGCAGGGAGATGTGCTGCAGCAGGTCGgtgttctgctgcagcagcctcTGCACTCTGGCCTGGGCCTCGCTCCGCGCACACACCTCCACCGACAGCTGCTCCTGGAGCACACGCACCTGGgcgaggaacacacacacatacacacatgtacacaaactaTGGCAAGCCGTTTTAACATCTAATGACTGAGGCTACTATGAATTAAACATATCTGTACCTCAGTTTTGACTAGTTAAGACATCATATCCGTTATGCAGTTTTTACTAGTTATAATTTCGATTAAAGAAATCTACAATTCAATTCCAACTGGTCAAATGTTTATTCTTGATAtcataaattgaaaaatgttAATTCCAGATATCATTATGTGTTCATATCCACATTACAAGTAAAAGTGATCATTCTTGATATCAACAATTGAATTGTTACTAGTAAAAATATTCATTGTTAATATCATTAATTCAGTTATCACTAATTAAAACGTTAATTCTAGAGATCTGTAACATAATTAGACTAGTTATATTGAATAAACTTTTATAATTGACTTCTCTTCAGCCTCCAATTATAGATAtaggaatgtgtgtgaatgtgtgcaagcCAAAAACATATAGAGACGTGTCTAAAATATCTAGACCCAATGAAATGCTTGAGTTGAGGGAAGAGGCACAGCTTGAgttcattaaaacacacatgtgGACGTAGCTGTCCACATCAAGCTGATGATCAaacattcttttcttttcccccttTATTCCTTCACATTAGATACAATAAATCTCATTAAAGCCCATTGTGTCATTAAGAGGAACCCTGCTAATTAAGGAACAAAGTGACACGTTGAGTTTGGAGCTCGTTAGCTCAAAGGAATCACTCTCTAATCCTGCAATGAATTTGAGGAAAGGCTTTGTTTTCTCCACAAGCCACAGCAGAAGAAGCAGACTTCCGCTGTATGGAACACCTCTGTCAGTGAAACTGGTCTGAGGGGGCCAGGAACGCACTCTAAAATTCAACAAAGCGTCGCTTCAGGGCCTCGAATCAGATGTGTACGATGTGGAAAAAGTTTTGAGGTATGAGGGAGGTGTGAATTTAATAAGCTAAAAAGTTTTCCCTAATCTCTACTGTATCCTATTTAACACATCACTgattgaaaatggaaaatagtGCATCCCTCATTAGTGTCCAAGTTAGATGAAAACTGTGACTCCTGGggcttttttttctactttcctCTCCgacttttgttttattaatgcCTCCACTGTTTCTGAATTTTTTGTGCCTAGCAAAATAAAGTTTTCTTAGTGTTTTAATTAGAGAACTTAAATGTACATTGTAATATTACAGGGGGAACGCTATAGTTGTGCCTGAGGCTGTCAAACACTGTTTGACAGCCTCTGCTGTTTAAACtcagttcattttcagtttattaCAATGTTGGAGCAGTGTGTTTGCCAACTATTTTAGGTCTATTTTATGTgtgatgtatgtatgtttgtagtCTATTCTATGGTGTATGATGTATGTATGAGAATGTTTGTAGTCTATTTTAATTTTGGATTATTTTACATTAAGGTCTTTTTGGAACATTCCTTTAAGACATTGcttttgttaaaaaataaagcTTTGCATTAAAATAATTTGCACCATTCAGAGCTATACTGTGAACAATGGATTACCTCATCAGGAACACAAAAATCcagagaaaaagcaagaaaacagtTATCTTCCATTATACATGTCATGGAGGTGTCTcccaaaaaaaatctgtgcCTGAGTCTGCGGTACCTGTGCTGAAGCCGCCTGcgcctgctgctcctgctgctccagttGTCTCTGAAGGAGCTGGACCTGGTGCTCTGCGGAGCAGGGGGGCTCCGCCACCAACCGACCCGACACAGAGGCACCGAGGATGGGGGAGTTCAGCAAGAGGGATGGGTTGTTGGATATCTAGGGCGGAGGTGACAGCAAATCAgtagctactactactgctagaaGTAGCTtaaaaagtaataatctgtcatattatcatataaataaatgtactttTTGCTACTCTCGCTAATTGATATGACATAATTGTGATTCAGCCTATACCCAGTTattgaaagcttttacatttgctgctaaacactgtctggtaggtctttccagggaaaaatcctctggtgcacaggaagtgatgcactttatgtttccagcagcagcaacggtggttgggtagttagcatgagcagcgatagccaccatggctgaacagacaaagaaaagagcgccacctacagaaactcaaactgcattaacagaaaatccaaggaaataGAAGCCAcaactgtttgattgacaggtgatctctgggaagtgcagcgcAAAAAgaacacagcaatgagcgcttggcaccaaagatgctgccaaaatcacaaaaacacaaatcttaAATCAAGCAATGGAGCAACAGTGCAAAGAAAAACTTGAAAGCAAGTGTGTAGAAACCCAtcttaagaagtgatttaacaGATAACACTGTCCCGGCCGCCTGAGCTCCTGAGGGAGGACACTTCAAAGAGAAGGTTCCCTGCCAGCAAAGGCCCAGTCTCCTTtagtcttaaaggaaaaatccaccctcggatactctaACACTGTTATATAACATCGATGTGTGATGTGCaacgcattccaggagttattttgtgaagtgttgcaatttatttctttattttatttttttatttttttaacacactTTCCACAGTAGGCTAATCaaaactggttctttggcttGTAATAATAGGGGAACCATTTTTGGTGCTATATGGCACCCATACTTAAAGGCTCTTCTTTGTCATATGCTTCTAAATTGAACCGTAGATGTGCCATATAGCACCAAATGGTTGCTGAAATTTGTATCTTTCATTTCTTACCAACTGCTCAAATGATTCAAAACTCAAACTGTGTGCTTACTAAGAATGACACCACTTTTTACAATCTTATTTTCATCAACTGTCTACAGACTGGActtgatggatttctccctgtatgattgttcaACGTCAGTGCAAATTGGTGAGTGTAGAAAGAAGCTCCAGCTGCGCTGGGAATACCTTAATGTAACAACATATCATTTATGCATGGCCAGTTATTCACGGGAATAAGAGAAATACACCACCAagcaacaaaatgggcccagaaatgcaagatacatcaccaatagctgtttttgaATAGTGTTTTTtcaggtggatttttcctttaaatccaGCCCTAACATCTGAAGGATACACGTTTCAAAGTGTGGTTGAGAGGTTTAAAATTGATGGGCACTTTGATGGTTTATGATCCATAAAACAGCATCATGGGGAGCTCCACATGAGCCGGAAACATTAGTCATACTGTCCGTTGCTTATGTACATGTTTAGTATTGCATACAAATCCCAAGTGCATTGTAAAATGCAGGGTACCATCACTCAATCTAGTTTCAAAGACAGGACAGCTACAGGCAGGATGAGAGGGCATTTTAATGGAGACCCGATCAATGGAGCGTATAAATAGGTCTATAGATTGAACCGGACAGGCTGCTATCAGATGGTTCAGCTTTACTTATGGCTCATGCAATTATGTTGGAGTGCTGTGGGCAGAGAGTAAAGGACAGGGCTTGTATCTGTCATATCCAAGATGGGAGATCAATTGGGTTGTCATTAGTACTGGTTGCCAACTGTGAAGGGCAGAGCATTCACCTGACCTTCAAGTTAAACATGTGAGAGGGAGAAATTGCACTTGACATGAGATTTCACTACCAGTGGGATTTCTACATGTAAAATACATTGGATTGATTGGGAGAGATACAGTAAACATATGagaatatacactaccagtcaaaagtttggacacacctgattgaatgcactatgtttttcattctcttaaagccattttgatctaaaggcttatgcttaaatgcttgaaatgtgtttctcagacaaatataaatagtgaagttgatgcctatgtatgaatttctttccaaagcctttacctttccatcaaggcaaagggcgactactttaaagaatctaaaatataagatagttttgatttgtttaacactcttttggtcactgcataattccatttgtgttatttcatagttttgatgtctttactattattctaaaatgtggaaaatagtaaaaaataaagaaaaatgtggtgtgtccaaacttttgactggtagtgtaaataaAACAATCGACACGTTTTCTTGTTCTCAGGCAACCGTCTAATTAGATTTAA
Protein-coding sequences here:
- the LOC139926130 gene encoding carboxyl-terminal PDZ ligand of neuronal nitric oxide synthase protein-like gives rise to the protein MPGVTKYNLVDDAHDLRIPMHNEEVFQHGVCFEAKYIGSLEVGRPGSRMEIVAAMRRIRYEFKLKNVKKKKVNIVVSTDCVRVILRKKKKRKEWSWDDSTVLVTQDPIYRIFYVSHDAQDLKIFSYIARDGQSNIFRCNVFKSKRKSQAMRIVRTVGQAFDVCHQLTQQQRTDDQEDGEGNTEETEAVPAKKRFALSEETDLEATTEESIDCVSSSDPERGKRDEALGNDGKISNNPSLLLNSPILGASVSGRLVAEPPCSAEHQVQLLQRQLEQQEQQAQAASAQVRVLQEQLSVEVCARSEAQARVQRLLQQNTDLLQHISLLVKQIQELELKAAGQLTSMGSQDSLLEITFRAKPPSVPRDPLTPSSSSAPLPAQLQPQMSDGAWVSGLPGPCSPGTVGADSSPLGLGGSGVRLECFRFSSRGPDGQERGPDPGETPSDGGPDESSLLGEQVLGALELLRFRESGIGSEYESNTDESDDRDSWGQGEGGGAEGGARLLNVLNAESPADCLGDEMAV